In Vibrio neptunius, the following are encoded in one genomic region:
- the thrS gene encoding threonine--tRNA ligase: MNTHREIAEQLDLFHSEPQAPGMIFWHPSGWRLFQTIQHHMRRVYRQNGFQEVNTPIFMKQELWQTSGHIDMFADNMFFGGGSDDNNEYVLKPMSCPAHILMYKRGVHSHRDLPLKLFEFGLVHRNEASGSLNGCLRARQFTQDDAHVFCRWTQAEEEICRFLQRAKQVYGDYGYQELGVKVSTKPEKALGSDEYWSRAQALLASACEHEGLQAEFQPGEGAFYGPKIELSLMDSMGRSWQCGTIQFDFNLAERFDVQYTNEQGQFEAPVIMHQAMYGSIERWIGVLLESSQGHLPDWLHPMPVAIASVSESDHDFTRQLEALCIEHDIPVSVDLSPSSVGRKLKRFHKLRIPYVLVVGDKERANNSLAIKCREDGTIVQVAVDELIIYLKEKLSQAC; this comes from the coding sequence ATGAATACTCATCGCGAAATTGCAGAACAACTCGATTTATTTCATTCCGAACCTCAAGCGCCGGGGATGATCTTCTGGCATCCTAGTGGTTGGCGATTGTTTCAGACTATTCAACACCATATGCGTCGTGTATATCGCCAAAATGGCTTTCAAGAGGTCAATACGCCAATCTTTATGAAGCAAGAATTGTGGCAGACTTCAGGCCACATTGACATGTTCGCTGACAATATGTTTTTCGGTGGTGGCTCGGACGATAACAACGAGTATGTGTTAAAGCCAATGTCATGCCCTGCACATATTCTGATGTACAAACGAGGTGTTCATAGCCACAGAGACTTGCCGCTGAAGCTGTTTGAGTTTGGATTGGTGCATCGAAATGAAGCTTCGGGTTCACTGAATGGCTGTTTACGAGCTCGTCAGTTCACTCAGGATGACGCACACGTCTTCTGTCGATGGACGCAAGCGGAAGAGGAAATTTGTCGATTTTTGCAACGTGCAAAGCAAGTCTATGGCGATTATGGCTACCAAGAGTTGGGAGTAAAAGTGTCGACTAAGCCAGAAAAAGCACTAGGGTCAGATGAGTATTGGTCGAGAGCACAAGCGCTGTTAGCCTCCGCGTGTGAGCATGAGGGGCTACAAGCAGAGTTTCAGCCTGGAGAAGGGGCTTTCTATGGGCCTAAGATCGAACTGTCATTGATGGATTCTATGGGGCGCAGCTGGCAATGCGGTACAATTCAATTCGACTTCAACTTAGCTGAGCGGTTTGATGTTCAGTACACGAACGAGCAAGGTCAGTTTGAAGCGCCCGTCATTATGCACCAAGCAATGTATGGCTCTATTGAACGTTGGATTGGCGTGTTGCTGGAATCGTCTCAAGGGCATCTTCCTGACTGGCTGCATCCTATGCCAGTCGCCATTGCCTCGGTGAGTGAGTCTGACCATGACTTCACTCGCCAGCTTGAAGCACTTTGCATCGAGCATGATATCCCTGTATCGGTCGATTTGAGTCCAAGCTCAGTGGGACGTAAGCTCAAGCGATTCCATAAGCTCAGGATACCCTATGTGCTGGTAGTGGGAGACAAGGAGCGAGCCAACAACAGTCTGGCGATAAAATGCCGTGAGGATGGAACAATTGTTCAGGTAGCAGTGGATGAACTCATTATTTATCTCAAGGAAAAACTCAGTCAAGCCTGCTAG
- a CDS encoding rhodanese-like domain-containing protein — MTSAVTRVPAASSERALEYFSRLLEFETDCWDVHHAITNDRMDFVLLDVRGDELFAQGHVKGAINIPHPRLNEKSLSAFPPDTQFVVYCAGPHCNGTEKAAIRLAKLGRPVKKMIGGVTGWLDEGFELVKQEAEACA, encoded by the coding sequence ATGACAAGTGCAGTAACTAGAGTTCCAGCCGCCAGTAGTGAGCGCGCGCTGGAATATTTCAGTCGACTATTGGAGTTTGAAACAGATTGCTGGGATGTTCATCATGCCATCACCAATGATCGTATGGACTTTGTGTTGCTTGATGTCAGAGGGGATGAGCTGTTTGCACAAGGACACGTGAAGGGAGCGATCAACATTCCTCACCCGAGGTTGAATGAAAAGAGCCTGAGCGCTTTTCCACCAGACACACAGTTTGTGGTGTATTGTGCCGGGCCACACTGTAATGGTACCGAGAAGGCGGCTATTCGTTTGGCAAAACTTGGTCGACCTGTGAAAAAAATGATTGGTGGTGTCACAGGCTGGCTCGATGAAGGGTTTGAGCTGGTCAAACAGGAGGCTGAAGCATGCGCTTAG
- a CDS encoding glutathione S-transferase N-terminal domain-containing protein produces the protein MRLVVGTDSTWSLRAWICAYIAGVEMETQVIDLTKPEAKEQLKLVSPTGLVPALIIDNNSVIHDSLAISEYLNELSEGKLLPRSDFQRAEARSLCCEMHSGFVALRTHCSFTLDKPEVDSLPMQELSSDLTRINTIFAKARLPFMYDEPTMVDAFYAILAYRLERYGLSLQGKAAEYQRSLLEWHGLTDAIEAAKQWRNG, from the coding sequence ATGCGCTTAGTGGTTGGAACAGATTCTACTTGGTCTTTGCGCGCTTGGATATGTGCGTACATTGCAGGGGTAGAGATGGAAACTCAGGTGATCGATCTAACGAAACCTGAGGCGAAAGAACAGCTTAAATTGGTTTCTCCGACAGGGCTCGTCCCAGCACTCATTATTGATAACAACAGCGTGATCCATGATTCGCTGGCCATTAGTGAGTATTTAAACGAGCTATCGGAAGGAAAATTGTTACCTCGAAGTGATTTTCAACGAGCAGAAGCACGGAGTTTATGCTGTGAAATGCACTCAGGTTTTGTCGCACTGAGAACGCATTGCTCGTTTACTCTGGATAAGCCGGAGGTTGACTCACTTCCTATGCAAGAGCTGTCCTCTGATCTTACGCGTATCAATACCATTTTTGCCAAGGCTCGGCTGCCGTTTATGTACGATGAGCCGACCATGGTTGACGCCTTCTATGCGATCTTAGCTTATCGCCTCGAACGTTACGGCCTTTCTCTTCAAGGCAAAGCGGCGGAATACCAAAGAAGCTTGCTTGAGTGGCACGGGTTAACTGATGCGATTGAAGCAGCCAAACAGTGGCGTAACGGGTGA
- a CDS encoding MFS transporter, with protein MSIFRFPAMVWLGIAILVICLGIRQSFGIFMMPVSDYFQTGREFFSFAIALQNLLFGVFQPFVGMAADRFGAKRIIIAGAMAYGVGLYLTSIAVEPSTLYWTLGVLVGLGLSATSYVIVLGTVAKVVPAEHAAKAFGLATAAGSFGMFAMIPGAQMLLSDLGWQGALQGFAMLCSTMIAFALFMRAPKTAAKNENSASEMKEDNLTLSQALKEAFSHKGYWLIHLGFFVCGFHVMFIATHLPSYLADKQLPASTAAMALAYVGVFNIFGSYFWGVMGDKFSKRHVMSALYLMRTMVIGAFVTLPVTEHTAAIFGAVIGFCWLGTVPLTSGLVRQIFGAKYLSTLYGLVFFTHQVGSFLGAWAGGRIYDYYGSYEPIWWSTVVLAFAAAIIHLPINDKPVRRFAVAQ; from the coding sequence ATGAGCATTTTCCGTTTTCCAGCAATGGTCTGGTTAGGTATCGCCATTCTGGTTATCTGCCTAGGTATCAGGCAATCTTTTGGTATTTTCATGATGCCGGTTTCAGATTACTTTCAAACCGGACGTGAATTTTTCAGCTTTGCTATTGCGCTGCAAAATTTGCTGTTTGGTGTCTTTCAGCCGTTTGTCGGTATGGCTGCTGACCGATTCGGCGCAAAACGCATCATCATTGCAGGCGCTATGGCATATGGTGTTGGCCTGTATTTGACCTCTATCGCTGTCGAGCCTTCAACACTTTATTGGACGCTTGGTGTTCTCGTTGGCTTAGGCCTGAGCGCAACCAGTTATGTCATCGTTCTTGGCACCGTTGCTAAAGTTGTCCCTGCGGAGCACGCAGCAAAAGCATTTGGCTTGGCCACTGCTGCTGGCTCTTTTGGTATGTTTGCTATGATTCCCGGAGCGCAGATGCTACTGAGTGATTTGGGATGGCAAGGGGCGCTTCAGGGCTTTGCTATGCTTTGCTCAACAATGATTGCATTTGCATTGTTTATGCGAGCGCCGAAAACCGCAGCCAAAAATGAAAACTCTGCTAGTGAGATGAAAGAAGACAATTTAACGCTTAGTCAGGCGTTAAAAGAGGCGTTTTCTCATAAAGGTTATTGGCTGATCCATCTTGGTTTCTTCGTTTGTGGCTTCCACGTGATGTTTATTGCTACCCATTTACCTAGCTATTTAGCCGACAAACAGTTACCTGCTTCAACGGCTGCGATGGCACTCGCTTACGTCGGGGTTTTCAATATCTTCGGCTCTTATTTTTGGGGAGTGATGGGCGATAAATTCAGCAAACGCCATGTGATGTCTGCGCTGTATCTGATGCGTACCATGGTGATTGGTGCATTTGTGACATTGCCAGTTACTGAGCACACAGCAGCGATATTTGGTGCAGTTATTGGTTTTTGTTGGCTAGGTACCGTGCCATTGACGTCTGGCTTAGTGAGGCAGATCTTTGGCGCTAAGTATCTGTCGACGCTTTATGGGCTGGTCTTTTTCACTCATCAGGTCGGCAGTTTCTTAGGGGCTTGGGCTGGTGGTCGTATTTATGATTACTACGGTTCTTATGAGCCCATTTGGTGGTCGACGGTTGTTCTCGCGTTTGCTGCGGCGATTATTCATCTGCCAATCAACGACAAGCCTGTTCGACGCTTTGCGGTAGCGCAATAA
- a CDS encoding DASH family cryptochrome, with protein sequence MKQKVGLYWFTCDLRTQDNPLLWQASCEVDSLLCIYCLPQMDSYLIRYSQEQSLGSERMAFLQQSVACLSISLENMGQHLIVCDDRPLDVLHRFIRDYDVTHLYCDLFSGVNEQSVVDRLSQLHSDLTCIQEPVNTLFSQRLLPFTLGELPGTFTQFRKQVEHLPIGVESSLSLLPEQPVQVISTLNIEKVPCQLFAGGETQGLAHCSGYFATSLASHYKQTRNELDGFDFSTKFSPWLALGCLSPKRIFVLLQEYEQREGANDSTYWIFFEVLWREYFHWYGKQWGRRLFKFSGVKDIAPLTSFYSYRFQQWKHGETQYPIVNACMKQLKATGYMSNRGRQLVASCLIHELGLDWRYGAAYFETQLVDYDVASNWGNWQYLAGVGADPRGSRHFNLAKQTEMYDPDKIFIERWRGNKAITPSDHVDMVDWPLSCSKGDE encoded by the coding sequence TTGAAACAAAAAGTTGGTCTTTACTGGTTCACTTGCGATCTTCGCACCCAAGATAACCCATTGCTATGGCAGGCGAGTTGTGAAGTTGATAGCCTGCTATGCATCTATTGCTTGCCTCAGATGGACAGTTATCTGATTCGTTATTCACAAGAACAGAGTTTAGGCTCTGAGCGAATGGCATTTCTTCAGCAATCCGTGGCCTGTTTATCGATATCTCTCGAAAATATGGGACAGCATTTGATCGTCTGTGATGACCGCCCTCTGGATGTCCTCCATCGTTTTATCCGAGATTATGATGTCACGCATTTGTACTGTGACCTATTTTCCGGTGTCAATGAGCAAAGCGTAGTCGACAGGTTGTCTCAGTTGCACTCGGATCTCACCTGTATTCAAGAGCCAGTTAACACACTCTTCAGTCAGCGCCTTCTCCCTTTTACGTTAGGCGAATTGCCCGGCACCTTTACCCAATTCAGAAAGCAAGTCGAGCACCTTCCTATCGGTGTAGAATCAAGCCTGTCTTTGTTACCTGAACAACCTGTGCAGGTAATCAGCACATTAAACATAGAAAAGGTACCATGTCAGCTATTCGCTGGGGGAGAAACTCAGGGGCTCGCTCATTGTTCTGGTTACTTTGCTACATCTTTAGCAAGTCACTACAAACAAACTCGCAACGAGCTCGATGGTTTTGATTTTTCGACTAAGTTTTCTCCGTGGTTAGCCCTAGGATGCCTGAGTCCGAAGAGGATCTTTGTATTGCTTCAAGAATATGAGCAGAGGGAAGGAGCCAACGACTCGACTTACTGGATTTTCTTTGAGGTGCTGTGGCGGGAGTATTTTCATTGGTATGGAAAGCAGTGGGGAAGACGTTTGTTTAAGTTTTCTGGCGTTAAAGATATCGCACCATTGACAAGCTTTTATAGCTACCGGTTTCAGCAATGGAAACATGGTGAAACGCAATATCCAATCGTCAATGCGTGCATGAAACAGCTTAAAGCGACGGGGTACATGTCTAATAGAGGCAGGCAACTCGTAGCAAGCTGTTTGATTCATGAACTTGGTTTGGATTGGCGCTACGGGGCCGCCTACTTCGAGACTCAACTCGTTGATTATGATGTCGCTTCGAACTGGGGGAATTGGCAATATTTGGCGGGCGTGGGCGCGGACCCCAGAGGTTCTCGTCATTTTAATTTAGCGAAACAAACTGAAATGTACGATCCAGATAAGATTTTCATAGAGCGGTGGCGCGGAAATAAAGCAATTACGCCAAGTGATCATGTTGATATGGTCGACTGGCCACTCTCTTGTTCAAAAGGAGATGAGTAA
- a CDS encoding cryptochrome/photolyase family protein, with protein sequence MTFNTIRLILGDQLNMRHSWFKESDKSVLYLIAELHPEATYVKHHIQKVCAFFAAMQAFAHDLQQDGHEVLHLNLDQTLAFSDVSQLVRHYVKESGATVFEYQRPDEFRLATLLDEIEIQGCRIQRTESEHFLLPFEQIEQHFPQGKHIMMEHFYRKMRKNFSILMEDGKPKGGKWNYDANNRNKLKIADIERLPTPLLFGNDVTEIKASLERHNISTIGQLEGPLLWPINRNQSLTLLAHFCSVCLPNFGRFQDAMTQAHASKWSLYHSRLSFALNSKMLHPLEVIDSALSAYESNPDIDISQAEGFIRQILGWREYIRGVYWANMPDYAEHNHFDAKRHLPEYFWSGETKMACMKEAIGQSLDFAYAHHIQRLMVTGNFCLLTEIDPAQVDEWYLGIYVDAIEWVEMPNTRGMALFADGGIVGTKPYAASGSYINRMSDYCKGCHYNHSKKTQDDACPLNSLYWRFMHKHREMLTQNPRIGVIYRSWDNLEEQAQSEILQKAEYYLAHIENL encoded by the coding sequence ATGACGTTTAACACTATCCGCCTTATTCTCGGCGATCAGCTCAATATGCGTCACTCTTGGTTTAAAGAATCAGACAAATCTGTGTTGTACTTGATTGCAGAGCTCCATCCCGAGGCGACTTATGTTAAACATCACATACAAAAAGTGTGTGCATTTTTCGCAGCAATGCAGGCTTTTGCGCATGATCTTCAGCAAGATGGGCACGAAGTGCTGCACCTCAATCTGGACCAAACTTTGGCATTCTCTGATGTCTCGCAACTCGTCCGTCACTATGTCAAAGAATCTGGTGCAACCGTGTTCGAGTATCAAAGACCGGATGAGTTTCGTTTAGCAACGCTCCTCGATGAAATAGAGATACAAGGCTGCCGTATTCAACGTACAGAGAGCGAACACTTCCTCCTTCCTTTTGAGCAGATTGAACAGCATTTTCCTCAAGGAAAGCATATTATGATGGAGCATTTCTATCGTAAAATGCGAAAAAATTTCAGCATCTTAATGGAAGATGGAAAGCCCAAAGGTGGAAAGTGGAATTACGATGCGAACAATCGCAACAAACTCAAAATAGCGGATATAGAGCGTTTGCCAACCCCGCTATTGTTTGGCAATGATGTCACTGAGATTAAAGCGTCGCTTGAGCGGCACAATATCAGCACTATAGGGCAACTTGAAGGCCCATTGTTGTGGCCGATCAACCGCAATCAAAGTCTGACGCTACTTGCCCACTTTTGCTCCGTATGCCTACCTAACTTTGGCCGGTTTCAAGATGCAATGACCCAGGCGCATGCATCAAAATGGTCGCTTTACCATAGTCGATTATCCTTCGCCTTAAACAGCAAAATGCTTCACCCTCTCGAAGTGATTGATAGTGCATTGTCAGCGTATGAGTCGAACCCAGACATAGATATTTCTCAGGCTGAAGGCTTCATACGTCAAATTCTCGGTTGGAGGGAATACATCCGAGGCGTGTACTGGGCCAATATGCCAGATTATGCTGAGCACAACCACTTCGACGCTAAACGCCACTTGCCTGAATATTTTTGGTCTGGAGAGACGAAAATGGCATGTATGAAGGAAGCCATCGGGCAATCGTTGGATTTCGCCTATGCGCATCATATTCAAAGACTCATGGTGACAGGCAACTTTTGTTTGTTGACAGAGATTGACCCAGCCCAGGTTGATGAATGGTATCTCGGTATCTATGTGGACGCGATTGAATGGGTAGAAATGCCTAACACCCGAGGTATGGCTCTATTCGCGGATGGTGGCATTGTGGGAACGAAACCTTACGCTGCGAGTGGTTCGTACATCAATCGAATGAGTGATTACTGCAAAGGGTGCCATTATAACCACAGCAAAAAAACGCAGGACGATGCTTGTCCATTGAATAGCTTGTATTGGCGTTTCATGCACAAACACAGAGAAATGCTAACGCAAAACCCGCGTATTGGCGTTATTTATCGGTCTTGGGACAATCTTGAGGAACAGGCACAAAGTGAGATTTTGCAAAAGGCAGAGTATTATTTGGCGCATATTGAAAACTTGTAA
- a CDS encoding sulfite exporter TauE/SafE family protein translates to MYAEWITTEALLAAFLIFLGSFVQTAIGFGLAIVAAPLLFLISPDYVPAPICLVALYISILNALKHRDSVEIGGLKMALIGRVPGSIAGGVLLVMVSTDLLALWLGLLVLFAVAVSLLPFRIEPTPARMSVAGFFSGFFGTSSGIGGPPMALLLQHQEANQLRGNLSAFFVFSSIISLIIQMPAGFLTTHHLWISIPLLPAAWLGYKLALATTQSLPKEKIRLGALMLCTVSGATAVWQGLV, encoded by the coding sequence ATGTATGCGGAATGGATAACCACAGAAGCGTTACTCGCTGCTTTCCTGATTTTTCTTGGCTCTTTCGTACAGACGGCGATTGGTTTTGGCTTAGCGATTGTTGCCGCACCGCTGCTATTTCTCATCTCGCCAGATTATGTTCCCGCCCCTATCTGCTTGGTAGCGCTTTATATCTCAATTCTCAATGCACTGAAGCATAGAGATAGCGTAGAGATCGGGGGGCTTAAGATGGCATTAATTGGTCGAGTGCCGGGCTCTATCGCGGGTGGTGTGCTATTGGTGATGGTATCGACCGATTTGCTGGCGCTATGGCTTGGCTTGCTGGTATTGTTTGCAGTCGCAGTGAGTCTACTTCCTTTTCGCATTGAGCCTACACCAGCCCGCATGAGCGTAGCCGGTTTCTTTTCTGGTTTTTTCGGCACTAGCTCTGGTATTGGAGGGCCGCCGATGGCTTTGTTGTTACAACATCAGGAAGCGAATCAGCTGCGAGGAAATTTGTCGGCCTTTTTTGTATTCAGCTCAATCATTTCATTGATTATCCAAATGCCTGCGGGCTTTTTAACGACGCATCATCTGTGGATCAGTATTCCACTTCTTCCTGCTGCGTGGTTGGGTTATAAACTCGCCTTAGCAACGACTCAATCTCTGCCCAAAGAAAAGATTCGCCTTGGAGCATTGATGCTGTGTACCGTCAGTGGTGCTACGGCAGTCTGGCAGGGCTTGGTATAA